From the Corallococcus caeni genome, one window contains:
- a CDS encoding amidohydrolase family protein, whose translation MTEPHLSNGRYVVVTSDGHAGPPARTFRDYLEKKHWSAFEDYLKESRGTPDGKPAAPAGAPAEASSDTFVESMKTIGLSEEAASEFTATVSFADASESLWDPARRLAVLEKDGVVGDVIFPDGNVDNEPPFGAGYAHGRRGIGQMGGGEPGKQPQLYPVELVAAGARAYNRWLSEFCATNPGRHAGVAILPTHDVGLMVEEVKRAHASGLTGGVLLPLLLLTEMRGYNDPIYEPLWSVCEDLGMPVNVHAGGGQPPYGTSPDAFLIRMTELSFYGSAPLWYMMWGGVFERHPKLKVVFTEQSAYWAPQKLAELDFFYDMPWFAAVRQTLRMKPSEYWARQCYVGTFMFREEAEQRHAIGLKNILWGSDFPHLEGTWPHSKKSMQFTFSGMPSLDVSMMVGGNAIDVYNFDRQKLAQVAAKVGPLAEEVNKPLTQSPPGHLGMGFRYGLKSAAPPSTSAA comes from the coding sequence ATGACCGAGCCGCATCTTTCGAATGGCCGTTACGTCGTCGTCACCTCGGACGGCCACGCCGGACCGCCGGCCCGCACGTTCCGGGACTACCTGGAGAAGAAGCACTGGAGCGCGTTCGAGGACTACCTGAAGGAGAGCCGGGGCACTCCGGATGGCAAGCCCGCCGCCCCCGCCGGGGCGCCCGCGGAGGCTTCGTCGGACACCTTCGTGGAGAGCATGAAGACGATTGGCCTCTCCGAGGAGGCCGCGTCCGAGTTCACGGCGACCGTGTCCTTCGCGGACGCATCGGAGAGCCTGTGGGACCCGGCGCGTCGGCTGGCGGTGCTGGAGAAGGATGGCGTGGTGGGTGACGTCATCTTCCCGGACGGCAACGTGGACAACGAGCCGCCCTTCGGCGCGGGGTACGCACATGGCCGGCGCGGCATTGGCCAGATGGGCGGCGGCGAGCCGGGCAAGCAGCCGCAGCTGTACCCGGTGGAGCTGGTGGCCGCGGGGGCGCGCGCCTACAACCGGTGGCTGTCGGAGTTCTGTGCCACCAACCCGGGACGTCACGCGGGCGTGGCCATCCTCCCGACGCATGACGTGGGCTTGATGGTGGAGGAGGTCAAGCGCGCGCATGCCTCCGGGCTGACGGGCGGCGTGCTGCTGCCGCTGCTGCTGCTGACGGAGATGCGCGGCTACAACGACCCCATCTACGAGCCGCTCTGGTCGGTGTGCGAGGACCTGGGCATGCCCGTGAACGTGCACGCGGGCGGTGGCCAGCCGCCGTACGGCACGTCGCCGGACGCGTTCCTCATCCGGATGACGGAGCTCAGCTTCTACGGCTCCGCGCCCCTCTGGTACATGATGTGGGGCGGCGTGTTCGAGCGGCACCCGAAGCTCAAGGTGGTGTTCACCGAGCAGTCCGCGTACTGGGCGCCGCAGAAGCTGGCGGAGCTGGACTTCTTCTACGACATGCCGTGGTTCGCGGCGGTGCGCCAGACGCTGCGCATGAAGCCCAGCGAGTACTGGGCGCGCCAGTGCTACGTGGGGACGTTCATGTTCCGCGAGGAGGCGGAGCAGCGGCACGCCATCGGGTTGAAGAACATCCTCTGGGGGTCGGACTTCCCGCACCTGGAGGGCACGTGGCCGCACTCGAAGAAGTCGATGCAGTTCACCTTCTCCGGGATGCCGTCGCTGGACGTGTCGATGATGGTCGGAGGCAACGCCATCGACGTGTACAACTTCGACCGGCAGAAGCTGGCCCAGGTGGCGGCGAAGGTGGGCCCCCTGGCCGAAGAGGTCAACAAGCCCCTGACGCAGAGCCCGCCCGGACACCTGGGCATGGGCTTCCGCTACGGCCTGAAGTCGGCCGCGCCGCCGTCGACGTCCGCGGCGTAG
- a CDS encoding sigma-70 family RNA polymerase sigma factor, whose translation MTPAPNPLASAFLAASGCAPASLPEPARLEGLLSLAIERAGSRWPGLGMEPRTFVAFVAERLTSPPALLAALAGDSPAFSELYLTFGCLRRQRAALQFFEDDYLREVGAFVSGVDRSPAFVAEVRQLLREKLFTAEPGSEPKIAEFTGSGALGGWVRVAALRIALNLKRSEARADAAVQDSVETAFGEQLGPELEHLRSRYREAFTEAVRAALAQLSDRDRTLMRLYHVEALALEAIAALYRVHMSTVSRWLSRAREQVAETTTRQLCERLGVGASSVDSIAALVVSQVDLSLTRLLGPGG comes from the coding sequence GTGACCCCTGCTCCCAACCCACTGGCCTCCGCCTTCCTCGCGGCCTCTGGCTGCGCGCCCGCTTCGCTTCCGGAGCCCGCGCGGCTGGAGGGCCTGCTCTCCCTGGCCATCGAGCGCGCCGGCTCGCGCTGGCCCGGCCTGGGGATGGAGCCCCGGACGTTCGTCGCGTTCGTCGCGGAGCGGCTGACGTCCCCTCCGGCCCTGCTGGCGGCGCTCGCCGGGGACTCCCCTGCCTTCTCGGAGCTGTACCTGACCTTCGGGTGCCTGCGGCGCCAGCGCGCCGCGCTCCAGTTCTTCGAGGACGACTACCTCCGCGAGGTCGGCGCTTTCGTGTCCGGTGTGGACCGCTCGCCCGCGTTCGTGGCGGAGGTGCGGCAGCTGCTGCGCGAGAAGCTGTTCACCGCGGAGCCGGGCTCCGAGCCGAAGATCGCGGAGTTCACCGGCAGCGGCGCGCTGGGCGGCTGGGTGCGGGTGGCGGCGCTGCGCATCGCGCTCAACCTCAAGCGCTCCGAGGCGCGGGCCGACGCCGCCGTCCAGGACTCCGTCGAGACCGCGTTCGGCGAGCAGCTGGGGCCGGAGCTGGAGCACCTCCGCTCGCGGTACCGCGAGGCCTTCACGGAGGCCGTGCGCGCGGCGCTGGCGCAGCTGTCCGACCGGGACCGCACCCTGATGCGCCTGTACCACGTGGAGGCGCTGGCCCTGGAGGCCATCGCGGCGCTCTACCGCGTGCACATGTCCACCGTCTCGCGCTGGCTCAGCCGCGCCCGCGAACAGGTGGCGGAGACCACGACGCGGCAGCTCTGTGAGCGCCTGGGCGTCGGCGCGTCGTCGGTGGACAGCATCGCCGCGCTGGTCGTGAGCCAGGTGGACTTGAGCCTCACGCGGCTCTTGGGCCCGGGGGGCTGA
- a CDS encoding SMP-30/gluconolactonase/LRE family protein has protein sequence MRIPSWLSVVTLAAAVSACEPFPEAPDSGLTQVQWPGEDFYPEGIAAAKDGTLYAGSLGTGAIARVKPGALGAEVFVPGRPAFGVYGLAVDEAHDTLWACTYDDLLPPAQPSHLAAYALSTGEQKASHPMPGESGFCNDVTVDAAGNVYATDSYANIIVRLAAGGTELTTWASDDAFAPSEPGAFTLNGIAYDGASRLYVVKSDTGTLFSIDIQADGSAAPPVTLPVTPALETPDGLEWVDSQRLLVVENTAGRASMVTLGEGAGTKEVLANGFVEPTAAALTEDGAWVLESQMGFLFGTPGTPALPFRAYRVAVPPLLP, from the coding sequence ATGCGCATCCCTTCCTGGCTGTCCGTCGTCACCCTCGCCGCCGCCGTCTCCGCCTGCGAGCCGTTCCCGGAGGCCCCCGACTCCGGCCTGACGCAAGTGCAGTGGCCCGGCGAAGACTTCTATCCGGAGGGCATCGCGGCCGCGAAGGACGGCACGCTCTACGCGGGCAGCCTGGGCACGGGCGCCATCGCTCGCGTCAAGCCGGGAGCGCTGGGAGCGGAGGTCTTCGTCCCGGGCCGTCCCGCCTTCGGCGTCTACGGGCTCGCGGTGGACGAGGCGCACGACACGCTCTGGGCCTGCACCTACGACGACCTGCTTCCGCCCGCGCAGCCCTCGCACCTGGCCGCGTATGCGCTCTCCACGGGCGAGCAGAAGGCCAGCCACCCCATGCCCGGTGAGAGTGGCTTCTGCAACGACGTGACCGTCGACGCCGCGGGCAACGTGTACGCGACGGATTCGTACGCGAACATCATCGTCCGGCTCGCGGCCGGTGGGACGGAGCTCACCACCTGGGCCTCGGATGACGCGTTCGCGCCCTCCGAGCCTGGGGCCTTCACCCTCAATGGCATCGCCTACGACGGGGCGAGCAGGCTCTACGTCGTGAAGAGCGACACGGGCACGCTGTTCTCCATCGACATCCAGGCGGATGGCAGCGCGGCGCCGCCCGTGACCCTCCCGGTGACGCCCGCCCTGGAGACGCCGGACGGGCTGGAGTGGGTGGATTCGCAGCGGCTGCTGGTCGTGGAGAACACGGCCGGTCGGGCCTCCATGGTGACGCTGGGTGAAGGCGCCGGTACGAAGGAGGTGCTCGCCAACGGGTTCGTGGAGCCGACCGCCGCCGCGCTCACCGAGGACGGCGCGTGGGTGCTGGAGTCGCAGATGGGCTTCCTCTTCGGCACGCCGGGGACGCCGGCCCTGCCCTTCCGCGCGTACCGGGTCGCCGTGCCCCCACTTCTGCCCTGA